The following is a genomic window from Microtus pennsylvanicus isolate mMicPen1 chromosome 3, mMicPen1.hap1, whole genome shotgun sequence.
ggtggaactgtttgttTGGAAAAGGTATAAaggtgtgctgactagttttatgtcaacacaAGCTAGGGTTATCTAAAGAGAGGGGAGTCAATGAGAAAAATGCTTCCGTAAGTCCTGCATTAGGCATTTTCCTAATTCATGAGTGATGGGGagaacccagcccattgtgggtggtgccagccttggctggtggtcctaggttctataagaaaccaggctgagcaagtcacatGAATCAAGTAAGTAAGCCTCTGTGTGAGCTCCTTTCTCCAGGTTCtctccctgcttcagttcctgctctgaTTCCCTTCAATGacgaacagtgatgtggaagcataagctttctctttcctccccaataaaggaaataaaataaaggaaataaaccctttcctccccaagctgctttggtcatggtgtttcatcacataGCAATCCTGACCAaaacagaaggtgtggccttgttgaaggaggtgtatcactggggaCAAGCGTAAAGGTTCCAAAAGCCCATACCATTCCCAGCCGCCCTTTTCTGTCTCATTCTTGTGGCTCTgcgtgtgagctctcagctactgctccagcaccatgcccgcctgcctgctgccatgctcccaccatgatggccatgAATGCACCCTTTGAAACCGTAAGCctccaataaactctttcttctgtaagctgtcttggtcacagtgttttgtcCCAGTCGCTGGAAAGTTACAACAATGTGTGAGCTTTGAAATGGCCACATCCGTTGCCGTTCTGATTAAAATCACTTGCTGCTTTCAAAGCACTGACACCAATAAAATGATGTATAAATATGAACTGTTCTCCCATCTTTTCCATGAACAAGACCTTTTTCCAGTACTGGAGATTGACCCTAGGGCCCTACACATCATGTGCAGGAAGTGCTGTGCCTCTTTGCTTTTAATTTGCTATTTTGAATCATGGTCTCGTTAAGCTGCCTTAAACCTGTtagccttctgcctcagtctcccacatAACTGGAATTCCAGGCCTGACCACCAAACCAAGCTTGAACCGGGCACTCCCAAACCAACATTTAACAACTTCACAAGGTAAAACTCTTCCAGCACTTTTAGTTTGATTTGATTTATATTGGGTATGTGGACTCGATACCTTTATTTAGCTActgaaataaattatgaaatacaTTTCCCAGCAAGCAAAGTAAAGATGAATTAAGCCAGACACACAAGACTCCTTAGAATAGTCAGGCCAAGAGTCGAAGGCCCCTAGGAGACATGTCAAAGAAAAAGCAGTGCAGAAATTCTTGCATAGTCTTTACTCTTGGCTGAACAAGGCACCTACCAGAACACAATCATATTAATTCTCTGGCCACCTCTTCAGACTCTCCATCAAATCTACATTAATATACTAATAGCCCCAAGCTTTTAGGAAGCACATGCTTCATATCAGAAAAGCCACAAACCCAAGGCAGAATCAATTCTCCTTCCCACTGCATTATCTGCAATGACTGCCCAACCAAGTCAACAGCAAGTTCCTTTGTGGAAGTCTGAGGTACAGGTTATCCTTAACCGTCTtatgtgtaaacacacatgtgcatcctgtCAATCAGACAGGGGATAAGAAAACTGCAGCAGACAAGGATCACAAGCATTGCTGCAATAAAATACCAGACTAATGCAACCTAAGGATTTTGCttttgcttatggtttcagagactTCAGCGCATCACAACAGAAAGAGCACGGCTGTAGCAATGGTTTGGCTCAAGGAGTGGCTGAGGACATCATGGcagtcagtcaggaagcagaaagcaggacAAAAGCAAGACTGGGCTCCCACCTTCAAAGTCTCACCCCCAGTGATCTATCCATAACAACCAAGCCCCACCTTCTAAAAGGTTTCACCACCTCTAAAACAGCAGCACCTGCTGGGGACCAGCTGCTCAAACGTAAGAGCCTAGGGGGCACATGGCCATTCCCATCAAAACATCCTAGCAAAAAGGATCCTTTCCCCAGGTGTAATCCTTATCAGGAATCACTTTGGATGCAGAAGCGATGGCTTAACTGGTAAGAACACCAGTTCTTACTATGTGCAAACCTgagaacctaagttcaaatccccagcacccaccaccCAAAAAGAGCCCAGCATGGCTGTGCCTGCCTATAACCCTGgcactgggaggcagacacaggtggagcCTAGGAACCCAGCAACTATCCATCCTAACCTATACAATGAGCCTCCAATTcagagaccccgtctcaaggcAACAAAGTGGAGAGTGACAGAGATACATACCCAGTGTCCTGTCttccacatgtacatgcacaggtGCATGCgttcacactcacatgcatgcaccacacatatacaccataaacacacacacatgaatcaccttttttctttctcatttcaaaaGTGGGTATGTGAACATCCACTCTCAGGAAATTAGAGTAGATTTATTCTTCATACACCTCCCAAAATAGGCAACTAAAATTTGGAgtcatcatatatatatgtatatatattaaacacAAGAAACTATACCTAAGGCAACAGAATGAACAGCAGCTTCAAAacttaaggaaagaaatgatgagGTCCACAAATATTTCTTTGCCCTCATGTATCCCAAGTTTGCAAGTGAAGTAGTAAATAACCCTTATGCATCACCACTAAGCAAAGATCATGAGAGACCCCAGAAGTCTGCTCTCCCTATCCACAGGGCCAGGACAGACATCAAGACAAACAAATGTCCACATGGTAACTGCTTCGCTGCAGTAAACTGCCACCAGAGTGCCCCTCTGCCCGTAAAATGGGGATCACAGAGAGAACCACCCATGGATTGTCAGCTAGAACAATATAAACAATCTGATAGGAACAAGAGAATAGAGCTCCAGAGACCTATGGGACAGTGCCAAACATTCTGCACTCAAGACAACAAAGTAACCAAAGAAATAAGATCCAAAATGTAAGCAAATCTGGCAAGAGACATAACTGGAGAAGCCTAGTGAATCTCAAAGAGGATATGCACATCTATACACGTCATAAATAAAAGTCATGAAAcccaagagaaaagcaaagaatcaTGAAACCCGACCCAACAGAGAAAATGATCGTGTATGAAGAAGAAATGACATCAAATAGCTCACTAAAACCCATTAAAGCCAGGGAAAGCTGCAGGTAAAGAGATGAGGGCGAAAACAATACCTTATATAGAAAGCTAAGACTATGTCTCAGGCAGACCTACCCCAAAGGCACTAATGGGACATGTGTTGGTTAGTTTTCTGCCAATGTGACAAAAACTAGAGTCTCTGGGGAAGAGGGCCCTtcagttaagaaaatacctccatcggactagcctataggcaagtctgtggggcattctcttgattagtgattgacaTGGGTAGGCCCTGCCACCCATGAGCAGGTAGTCCAAAGAAGTATAAGAAAGGATTGCTGAACGTGAGCCTGAGGAACAAGCAGCTctctttcatggcctctgcttcagtccctgcttctaggttctgccttgagttcctgtcctgacttcccttcatatTGGACTggaagctgtaagatgaaatatccTTTTATGCCCAAGTCCTTTTGATCATGGCCTTTATACCAGTAACAGAAAGCAAGCAAATACACTGTCCCCCAGCTCTGTCCTGGCTGTGCTAGGGCCTTGAGCATACAGAGTGTTTAATAAAACTCAAACAACAGAGTGTGTTTTTCACCTAAGATTCATACAGCACCAGATGAGAAGCTCCTCCTCCAATATCAACTGTATGGTTTAGGCTGTACaaaaatagattaaatataaTAGCTAAGCCCAACACTGAAGACGAATAGACTTTATAAGAAGACCAAAAAGGATCATGCACCCCATACTTCAGAAATGAAAATTCTATACAGAACTGTTCGCATTAAACTGGAACAAGGAAAAAGTCAGGGTGGTAACTACATTAATGCTACAACTAAGAAGATTAACACAAAATACAGAAGAATCCACGGTAATAGACATTCTAAGTCAGGACCCAGAAGAAAACttcatgttttacattttaaacactATAGTTGAAACATTTACAACTAGATGGTTAAAAATACAATAATGTAGACTATAAAGAAAGCCACAAATTAAATTCCAAAGTATTTTAGAACTAATAAATAGAGTAGAAACAAGACACGGACTGAGCAGGAGTGAGAATCAAATGGACAGAGGGAGGCTTAAGACAACCGggtttgaagaaaaataacaaagattaAAGTGGTCAAATGCAGATGAAAGGACAAAATGACCCCTTATAACGCTGGTTGGTGTCCATGAGATGGGTGGAGAATGAGGCGTGCAAAGGTGACACAGACTCCTGGGCTGGTCTGAAGGAGAACGGCCCAGGGGACTTGGTGCCCAGTTGGCGGCTGCGTAGGAAGGGTGgagaggtgtggtggtttgaataaaaatggctcccataggaaGTGGTGCTGGTAGGAGGTCACTCACTAAGGAGTGTGTCACtaaggtctcagaagctcaagccgaGCCTGGCCAGTGTGTCacagtctcctgctgcctgcctatccagatgtagaactctcagctacgtCTCCAGCACCACGAAGTCTGCGTGTGGCCgtgtttcccaccatgacaatggactaatcctctgaacggtaagccaaccccaattaaatgttttcctttataagagttgccatggtcatggtgtctcctcacaatAGAAACCGGAGCTAAGACAGAGAAGGTGCATTGCAGGGGCCTGgcttgaggtttccaaagcctcCTGCCATTCCCCGGGCACTCTCTGTCTCCTGAttgagatgtgaactctcagctgtcCTGCTGCCCATGCCTTCCCTGGCCATCATGGACTCAAACCATCTGGGACCCTAAGcacaaataaatgcttttttttctaagtCGCCTTGGTCATGATTTGTTTTATTACAGCAGTAGACACGTGACTAAGATGATTATGGAAAAGTAAACGTGCAGATcagaaagattatatatatatataatgttccaAGAAAAACTGATATAGAACGGCTGACTGGAACATTTAATTCTAGTACAGAGAATTAATTTTCTAGATTGGCAGACAAAACAGATACCTAAGAAAGTAAAACGTACATGGTTTGGTGCGTGGCAAGGAATTCCAAGAAATCAAATGGACCTCAGTTTTTCTCCCTGCAATATACAGTGCCAGAAACACCATTTCATTGTGCTTGGAcgacagaaagaaagcaaaaaaccaCAGTTGACTTCACATCATACCTATGAAGCATTTGTAGAAAAGTCTCCTAAAAAAAAACTCCAACAAAACACATTTCACACAAAAGACTCCTAACAAGCATCTAACCATTTAAAATAGAACTATAAACAAAAAGCTACATGAATAATTGTTTCAGCATAGAATATGTTACATCCCAGCATTAAAATTGGCATGACctgactggagagacggctcagcagttaagagcactaagtgctcttgcagaggaccctggtttggtcCCTGTACCCACAAtgcagctcacaacaatctgtaacacccattccaggggatctgatgccttcttatGGACTTGctgctaaaattccttcccaggAGGAGAGATAAGCAACATATTCCctttgtaagttcaaggacaaACTGGGGCATGATTCCACCAAAGTTTTAGGGAGCAATGAGTTTACTACACCCTCTTCCAGAGCATAGGTTAGGAAATACTTATAGCCGTGTGGGCGCCCCGCCCCCAACAGGCCACACCTGGAAAGCATTACCCAGCAGGGATGAAGGCTTCCCTGTACCCACATACTTGGAGGCCCCCCTTCCCTAGTCTTCCCCAGCCTATTACTCTAACATCCCCTAAAGGCCACATAAACCTAAGGCCGAGCTGTGCAGGACAGGTAGTAGGGCGGTGCTGGATCCTCAGGTAGGGCCTCTACTCCTCTCTGCCACTCTCAAAGGGATCAAAAGGTCCAGCTGGGATGATCTTATGCAAGGGGACAAAGCCTAACACTCAAGAGGGAGGTCGCTTGTCTCAGAGGCTCAGAATAGGCCTtcatgggcactaggcacactgatagtgcacatacacacacaggcaaacactcatacatatgaaGTCTTTAAGTCATTCTTCAGTGACATAGAGGAGAGCTATGGAGGAGGCTgttagtaaagtgtttgctgttcAAACTTAAtggcttgagttcagatccccagcaccccctTAAAAAGCCAGGCACCACTACatgagcctgtaatcccagcaccagggaggggCAGACGGGGTTTGCAATCCAGCCCATCTCTCCAATGAGCAGGTTCCAAGTAAgtggccttgtctcaaaaaatgagaaaaaacattGAAGAGACACTCAGTAGACCCCTGGTCTTCACAAGCGAGTGTACATGCgggcacatgcgcacacacatgaaaatgtacacacacacaaacacaataatattgtaaataaatgacaaaaatttaATAATCCTAACTCAGATGGTGGGTATAGCAACAAAggggtaaatataaaataaaaaaaattttaaatactgcACCAACATAATGTTGAATTCCAGATAAAACTTCAGAAATTAGATATTCTGGCATGGGAAAGCTTTGAACCATTTCAGGCCACTTTCAATTCCATTTCAAGGTTGTTTGTTGGTTtatgaaaatcaaataaaaccaaatgtaaATACTGAATGGGTAGCTCCTCTAGCATGGGTCTCTTACTGAATGGTTTATCTGTgtattccttcttttttaaaaagagttttatgTTCACATATTTGGGGAAGGGCCTGCAGGTGCCATGGCACACGTGTGGAGAGCGGAAGACAACTTGTAGGTGTCATTCCTCCATCCCACCACCTGAGTcctgggacctgaactctggtGACAGGACTGGTGCCAAGTCCctccccactgagccacctgaAAGCCTCTGTATCCATTCTTAAGTCCGTATATAGGCAAAATGTACCTGCAACACGGCCGCCATTTAATATTAGTAATGGTTGCATGTGGCTCAGTAGTagggatttttatttcttttgatagtGAGTTGCTTGGCTTGGTTTGAATTCTTTATAAGAAGCAGGTACCACTTTTATAAAATAGTTCATATGAGTATGTCTATGAAGTTTTAGTAGTAAATCAAACTTTTCAAAAGACATACCAAGGGAATtctcttatcttaaaaaaataaattccaacaATTTCTTACAAGATGTATAAAATAGACTGGTTACCACAAATATTAGACGAATCCAGAAGAGTTTTCTGTCAGGATCACTCTCCCATAATTGAAAACCTGCTTTTAAAACAATGACCACAGATGAAACAAGAGACTTAAAACTGTCTTGCAGCAAACTGAACTAAGGGGTTTGTTAAAAACACAGTGCGTTTATTTCAACTTTTCCTTcccataattaattttattttatcacagGCAATATCTCCATCCAATCACTTTACAAGACACACATATATTCACtagttttacataaaaatttatataaagttaaataagaattaaaagtATAGCTAAAAGTCAAGCGGTGATCTGTGTGCACTCCCATCCCTGAGAGAGTTCTTCCTTCTAGTGGGGGATTTCTTGGCTTTGGCCTCATTTTTGCTTTAGGGAAGACAAGGCCTCTCCTTCAAGCTTGCACGGTGCTGCCTGGCCACTGAACAATTGTGTGTTGACCCAGTGGTACCTGTCCACCCGGCGCCCAGCAGGCCGGCACCATTTAGGGTTCTTGGGCACTGGGTGGTAGGCAGCCCCCGAGACACCCCCACGACCATCTGCCAAATGCTTTCTACGAGGGAGGCACAACCACGGCTGGAAGGACTGTTTGAAGGTTTCCACCTGggaaggaaaaagacaggaaaaacaaTGTGTGAAGGTCTCTGGACTGACAGGCAGCTCTTGAGACTATGAGCCCTGAACTCAGAAGGGAAGTCCCTCCAAAGCATAGGGATTACAAGTAAATAGTCATCTAcagaaaaatttccaaaattttaTATCCTATAGAGATCATCAATTTATatctttaaacaaaattttttttcttttatgtgtatgaatgttttgcctgaatgagTGTCTGTACCATGTAcgtgcctggtgcccactgagGGCAGTTGAAACCAGAAGAGTGTCAAATCCCCTATAGAGTTACAATTGGCTATGAGCTACCATGTTCGTGGTTATGTTGAccattgaacctgggtcttctgaaagagcagccagttcccTTTGACTGCTAAGCCAGCTTTCCAGCCCCTAAAATGAACTCTTAAGTGAAACTCTAAATATGTAAGCTGTGTTATTAAtaaggcttttaatcccagttacTTGGAAAACTGAGGTAGAGACTCAAACGTTTAAGGCCTGCTTGGGGAaattaatgagaccctgtctcaaaaagaaaagaagaggtaaTGAGTTAGGCCTGGAAACACAACTCGTGTCTAAGTAGATATCTACCAtgctaggttcaatccctagaccACACACAAGATAAAAACATAAAGCATTTCAAATGTTCACCCTTACCCCACTCCCTCCTGACATCCCAAAACTGCCTAAAAATGATCTCTGGGGTAAGACCCACCCATTACAAACATCACAAATAATTGACAAAGATGTTTAATAGACCACATTCTGGAAAGACCTTACCATAGGACAGTTTAGCCTCCTATAGATCTGAACCCTACCTAAAAATGTAGtgttatataaatgtgtatatatatatatatatatatatatatatatatatatatatatgtaaactgttacacccagagacacagacacaccacacacagacacagatgcatgtgaacacacacacacacagttttaaaaaactaaaggaaaatgttttctagtaatataacaaaagtttaataCGTTTCTGACCATAATATATGATAACAGATAAGGACGTCAAAGAATAGCTGAAATTTCATGAAACAGTTTTTGAATACTTAATTTTATTAGTGCTATCTATTACaggaattatttttcaaattatttgccTTTTGAGAACAGGCCAATTTTAGGGAAAATGGTAAAGCAGATAGTAGAAGTagtgaaaattttttaaaaaaaaacagctttctaGTATGTACTTAAACCATACATCAGGAATAAGTGACTATCATATTTAATGGCATAGAAATTCCATGTCTGAGAACCAAGTCTTAAGAAATaacttcaggaagaaaacaacagaacTAACTTCTATAATGATGCCAAATTTTAAGggtttggggggggttgttttttaataaagcaaTATGGAAGTAATTTAAAAGATTGGCTGGTAACTCTTaaggggaaaagaggaaaacaacTGAATGTTAACAAAAGTGGTTAAGGTGAAAGCATGCATAAAAATTGATAGAGAAGCTcttcaaaactgatttttttcttttctttctttcctttcctttccttcccttccctttccttttctttttaagacggggtttctctgtagctttggagcctgtcgtggaactagctcttgtagaccaggctggccttgaactcacagatctgcctgcctctgtctccccgcTCCActtggagtgctggaattaaaggcgtgcaccaccgccacctggccagatttgttttttttttgttttgcaaacGGGTCATGAAATCAACTTAAGATGCCTGTAATTATCTACTGAACACAGTCAGAAGTATTGGGGTGGGAGGCTCCTGGTAAGTATTAGTATTATTTCATGCAACTTATTTCTACATAAATGTACATCTGTTGATGGGTTACGATTCTACTGGTTTTGATTAGTTGAGTATTTTATTCTTTGGACAAGCTCCCTTGAAACTGgctatgactttttaaaaagctcttttgttattgttttgttttgaaaacaaactgCACTAGTGCCAAAATGAGAGTGTCCTGGTCTTTCTTAAATAGTTTAGGCTTTCTCTAAATTACATGCTATTGTGATTAATAAAACCTACTAAATAGAGTGAGGAGGCACACACTTCTAAATCACAGCACTCAAGCAGGTgacaggcagaaggatcagaaactatgggccagcctgtgctatttaggaagtctcaaaaaaaaaaaacccactaaataTTACAATTTAACCAGAAGGAATATAAGTAGAAAGAAAGCCAGGTGCTTTCAAGAAGTACCGTGAAGAAACAGGACAACAAAAGACCATGCCTCATAAAAACTCAGTTAAGTGGCGACAACACTCCAGGAGTGGGGGACAGAAAAGGTTCTGCCAAAATACTGACACTAGGAAGAGGGCTTCTCTTTGTCATTTCACTACTTCCTGGTCTGTTTCTTGCGAGTGTGTTCTTTCTAGAATTAGAACAGAATGGTGTACCACACGCAACCTGGTAGATGCTGTTGGGATTGTTGACTTTGGGAATGACTTGGGACTGCCTGCCGCAGCTTTCTTCATCAGAAGATGTTCCAGATGAGCAATCGGCAGTGGCCCTGCTGACTGCGTAGCTGATGTGCTGAGCTAGCTCCCAGTTCTCCCATCTGCCTTTAAAAGAAGCAATGGTAAAGGGATCCTTTTTCTCACCGTAcctaagaaggaaaagaaaatattcattaaGAGACTCAACTTCCCACAAGCATAATCTCTTGGTCTGGAGACACCATACtaactttaacttttaaaaagctattttaaaGAGTCTGACTCTTCtaaaaaagcaaactgaatgaCAATGTAACCTGAAGCTACAAGGATGTTACAACTAGTGAGCATATCCATTTAATtggtcagaaagaaaaaaaaaaccttttttggGGGTCAATTAATGGACTGACTTGTCCTCCACGCTAGCTGATCCCCTTGCCTTCCTGGTGGTTCCTACAGTACTTAAAAGTTACAAATCCGCAGTATGCAACAGGTTGCAATGACCCAAGTCCCACTGCAAATAGATGGCAGTGTCTTTGTGCTTGCCAAGTCAACCATCCCTAATGGAAATGCGTGTTGAGTAAAAGTTTGCATCTGAAACCAACCGTGATCAAATAGCGTCCCAGTTGCTACGCCAATGCGTTGGGCATCAGCTTTCACAAAGGTACATAGAGCTGGCTAAACAACCTAGGTTTCCTAGGGGTCACCAAGCACACAAACCACAAAATTACTCACCTACAGCACACCTCAAAGGGATCGACCCATATGGTCATCTCCTTTGGAAGTCCCAGGTGAAAAAAATTCACATTACTCTCAGAACAAGCCCTTTCTAATATAGGGTCTTTATTCTCATTGTTGTTTATCCTGATACACCTGGGGAGAATATAAAGCAAGAAAGGGGCAAGGAAGGTGAGTTGACGGGTTCTTCAGTAGGAAATCACACATCATGGGTACAGATCTTGCCTTACCCACATCTTCTCCTCATCCTTCCCCGCCCTCCATGGTTACAAACGGAAATGAAACTTCATTAACTTTTGCCATGCTGACTCAGAATGGGTGTCGTAACATTAAATCACATTGTTAGCTCACCAGATAGATGTTCATGGTCTATATTTTATGGCAAACAGATGAGAAATCGTCTAATGAAGTGTTCAACTATATCACACCTCTTTATTTTAAACCTATGTTCAAACAAATTAATGGGAGCTCATAAAACATCCCTTACTTGAAGatggacaaaaaaaaagttgtgttttCCTAGCAGATGCTATTGCTGGCTGATTGCTCCTTCCCCTATCCTATGTCACACGGGCTCTCACCTGAAAGCCTGTCCCTTAGAAGGACAGTCAGGGTGCCAATGACCTCTGTACTTTTCAAACAAGATGGTCATCAGCTTTAGTGCAAAGGCTTCTATCTGTTGTGCACTCAATTTCTCGTGTTTTTTCACCAATCTTGTGACAAAAAAAACTGCCGTTGCAATTTCATCTCTCATGATTCCAAAGCAGTCTGTGTGGAGACCTGaaaccaatggaaaaaaaaagcaaggcaggATCACAGAGGGGCCTAGGTTTAACTCATCAGCAATATGTGATTGAGGGCTGAAAAATTTATATGCCTAAAACTTAGGATttgggggggagtgggggggggagtccTTAGTGAACtaacacatcaacacacacatacgaaaaagaaaacatacctaGTCTTCAACCTTCCAGTCCTGACacttttccaaaaag
Proteins encoded in this region:
- the Btg4 gene encoding protein BTG4; this encodes MRDEIATAVFFVTRLVKKHEKLSAQQIEAFALKLMTILFEKYRGHWHPDCPSKGQAFRCIRINNNENKDPILERACSESNVNFFHLGLPKEMTIWVDPFEVCCRYGEKKDPFTIASFKGRWENWELAQHISYAVSRATADCSSGTSSDEESCGRQSQVIPKVNNPNSIYQVETFKQSFQPWLCLPRRKHLADGRGGVSGAAYHPVPKNPKWCRPAGRRVDRYHWVNTQLFSGQAAPCKLEGEALSSLKQK